The following proteins are co-located in the Tiliqua scincoides isolate rTilSci1 chromosome 8, rTilSci1.hap2, whole genome shotgun sequence genome:
- the GLCE gene encoding D-glucuronyl C5-epimerase — protein sequence MRCLTARVNYKTLIVICVLFSLVTVLLWNRCSSGKTVPFPRHLSSSFRGEGAPAASESNSYANSPARQQSEEASPQEQQKAPPVVVGGGFHGSKVLGLKYEEIDCLINDEQTIKGRREGSEVFLPFSWLEKYFEVYGKIAQYDGYERFEFSHSYSRVYAQRAPYHPDGVFMSFEGYNVEVRDRVKCISGVEGVPLSTQWGPQGYFYPIQIAQYGLSHYSKNLTEKAPHIEVYETAEEKDQGGRSGDWTVPKGCSVTTLPDKSRFTNVKQFIVPENSEGASLQLGNARDFIISFDLKFITNGSISVVLETTEKNQLFTVHYISNTHLIAFKDKDVSYGIGPRTSWSTVTRDLVTDLRKGVGLSNTKAVKQTKIMPKKVVRLVVKGKGLLDNVTISTTAHMAAFFAASNWLVRNQDEKGGWPIMVTRKLGEGFKSLDPGWYSAMAQGQAMSTLVRAYLLTKDRVFLNSALRATAPYKLPSEQHGVKAVFMNKHDWYEEYPTSPSSFVLNGFMYSLIGLYDLKETAGEKLGREAKLLYDRGMESLKAMLPLYDTGSGTIYDLRHFMLGTAPNLARWDYHTTHINQLQLLSTIDESAIFREFVKRWKSYLKGGRAKHN from the exons ATGCGTTGCTTGACAGCTCGGGTCAACTACAAGACTTTGATCGTCATCTGTGTCCTCTTCAGCCTGGTCACAGTCTTGCTGTGGAACCGATGCTCCAGTGGCAAAACGGTGCCATTTCCACGTCATCTGAGCAGCAGTTTCAGAGGAGAGGGTGCCCCTGCAGCGTCTGAGAGCAACAGCTACGCAAACAGCCCGGCCAGGCAGCAGAGTGAAGAAGCCTCCCCCCAGGAGCAGCAGAAGGCCCCCCCGGTTGTTGTTGGTGGCGGCTTCCACGGCAGCAAGGTCCTAGGGCTGAAGTACGAAGAGATTGACTGCCTGATCAATGACGAGCAGACGATCAAGGGCAGGCGGGAAGGCAGCGAGGTCTTCCTGCCCTTCTCCTGGCTGGAAAAGTATTTCGAGGTCTATGGGAAGATTGCCCAGTATGACGGCTACGAACGGTTTGAATTCTCCCACAGCTACTCCAGGGTGTACGCCCAGAGAGCGCCTTACCACCCAGATGGCGTCTTCATGTCCTTCGAGGGCTACAACGTGGAGGTCCGGGACAGAGTGAAGTGCATCAGTGGAGTTGAAG GTGTACCACTGTCCACGCAGTGGGGCCCACAAGGCTACTTCTACCCTATTCAGATTGCCCAGTATGGGCTGAGCCATTACAGCAAGAATCTTACTGAGAAGGCACCTCACATTGAGGTGTATGAGACAGCAGAGGAGAAGGACCAAGGTGGACGCTCTGGGGATTGGACGGTCCCGAAGGGCTGCTCTGTCACGACGTTGCCCGACAAGTCCCGGTTCACGAACGTCAAGCAATTTATTGTGCCAG aaAATTCAGAGGGGGCATCTCTGCAGCTGGGAAATGCGAGAGATTTCATTATTTCTTTTGACCTGAAATTTATAACCAATGGGAGCATTTCAGTGGTTCTTGAGACAACGGAGAAGAACCAGCTGTTCACGGTACACTATATCTCTAACACCCACTTGATCGCCTTTAAGGACAAAGACGTTTCCTATGGAATTGGGCCCAGGACTAGCTGGAGCACCGTCACACGTGACCTCGTCACAGACCTCAGGAAGGGGGTCGGACTCTCCAACACAAAGGCTGTCAAGCAGACAAAGATCATGCCCAAAAAGGTGGTGAGGCTGGTGGTGAAGGGCAAGGGGCTCCTCGACAATGTCACCATTTCAACCACTGCCCACATGGCGGCCTTTTTCGCTGCCAGCAATTGGCTGGTGCGGAACCAAGATGAGAAGGGTGGGTGGCCAATCATGGTGACTCGCAAGTTAGGGGAAGGCTTCAAGTCTCTGGACCCAGGCTGGTACTCCGCCATGGCACAAGGGCAGGCAATGTCAACGCTGGTGAGAGCCTACCTGTTGACCAAGGACCGTGTGTTCCTCAATTCAGCTCTGCGGGCAACAGCCCCGTACAAGCTTCCATCAGAACAGCATGGTGTGAAGGCCGTCTTCATGAACAAGCACGACTGGTACGAGGAATATCCAACCTCACCCAGCTCCTTTGTGTTGAACGGATTCATGTACTCCCTGATTGGGCTGTATGACTTAAAGGAAACTGCAGGCGAGAAGCTGGGGAGAGAGGCGAAGCTTCTGTATGACCGGGGCATGGAGTCCCTGAAAGCAATGCTTCCACTCTATGACACGGGCTCGGGCACCATCTATGACCTGCGGCATTTCATGCTTGGGACAGCTCCCAACTTGGCCCGCTGGGACTATCACACGACTCACATCAATCAGCTCCAGCTCTTAAGTACAATAGACGAGTCAGCCATATTTAGAGAATTTGTAAAGAGGTGGAAGAGCTACCTGAAAGGTGGGAGGGCAAAGCACAACTGA